GCAAGCCCATCTGCAAGATACCAAATATTCAATTTCATTAATTTAGAAAAATCTCGATATCGGTATTTATTGCTTGGCGGGCGCACATTAGAGTGGGCGGTCATAAGGAAGCGCCCGCCATATAACGAAACCGCCCAATATTTCTTTAATATGGGCCGTACTTGGCATTAGGTATAATCAGAGAGATCAGACCGATAGTTTTAGAATTATTGTTGAGGCGCAGTTGATTATTGTTGCGAACTAATGTTCCGCAAGGTTTTTCTTCAGCAGTTTTTAACTTCCCTTTTTCATTTTTAAAAGCACTATCAAGGCGGCTTGGGGCTGGGTGGCGGCAGCCCCAAGCCGCAGAAAGATGCTCTTCCTAGCACAATTCTTTTTTCTTATCGCCATTTAAGAAGGCGGGCTCGTAATTGGCGCTGTCCAACAGTGCTACTTCTATTGCCTCTTTAGAATAAATTAAAAGATGTGCCTTTTTGAGCTGAAATATATTGTCCTCTCCCTGTTTTCCCAGTTTATCATTTCCCCGCTTTTCGCTGTCAAGTTGGGACCGATCTGATCGGTCCCAACTGCTCCAGTCAGCTTCGACTCGCCTGCGCGGCAATGAGACACATAGCTCCGGCTCGCTCATCCTCCTTCCGCCCCTACGGGTGACAGCGGCGGGGAAATGATCCTTGATTCTCAAGGAGGTGTCGTATATGTCTATTCACCGTTTGGCAGGGGTTGTGGGGTCCCGTTCTCTTCCGGTTCGTTTTGCTCCGCTCGTTGATCAGGTTGTGTCTTTGCTTCTGTCTCGCGGGTTTGATGTGGCTTCGGGCGGCGCCGTGGGCGCTGATCAGTTTGCTTTGTCTGCTCTCCTTGGTTGCGGCGCTTCATCTCGCGGCGTTATTCATTCAGCCTGGTCTTCTATTGCGGGTTTCCCCTCCCAGGTCCGCGCTGATGTGGTTCGGTTCATTGCGGCCGGGGGTCGCGTGGTCTGGGGCTCTGCTTCTGCCGGTTCTCCCCGCTCTGTTGCCGTTTCTGCTCTTCTTGGCCGCAATAGGCGTTTGGTTTCCGCATCCTCTGTCATTGTTGCCTTTCTTCACGGGTCCTCGCGCGGCTCTCTTTACACAGTTCGTCAGGCTGTTTCCCGGGGCGTTCCTGTCATCGTCTTTCTTTGCGGCTCAGGTGCTTATATCCCATTTGATCTTTCCGCCTATTGCCACATCTTTAATTATGCTTCAGGAATTTAACTGTGTTGACTTTTACCTGCAACTTTTGTACAATAAAGCCATGTTTGGCAATAGGATCAGAGAACTTAGGAATAAAGAAGATCTTACGCAAAGAGAATTTGCCAAGAAGATTGGGATCGATTTTACATACTTAAGCAAAATCGAGAACGGAAAAATGGATCCTCCTTCAGAAGCAACAATAATGAAGATGGCTGAGGTCTTGAAGGTGAATTCTGATGAATTATTGACTCTTGCAAAGAAATTTCCTAAAGATTTGAATGATATCTTGCATAAGAACCCGCGAACGATCGAACTTCTTCGTGCGATTCAGTCAAAAAGGATAACTGACGACGAAATCGATAAATTATTCGATAGGATTAAACACGAAAAACGATGAAATATATCTCATACGATAAAATCGAAACTTTGACCGAGCAAAGACTTTGCGAATATGAAAGTAAATTCGGTCAGATAGTTTCGCCTCCGATTCCCATCGACAAAATAATTGAAAGATTATTCAGCCTGCGTATTCTCTGGGAAAATATTCACGAAGAAGATGGGGAGGTGATCCTCGGTGGTCTTCGTCCGAACGAGAAGCAGATTGTTCTGAATGATTCGAGAATGCCTCTTTTTAATAAATATGAAGGATTAGAGCCTTTTACAAAGGGCCATGAGTTGGGGCATTGGGACTTGCTCGAGGAAAAAGATTTGATTGGCCACCAGATGTTCAACTTTTTGACAAAAAGCAGCTTTGTTTTGAGGAGTTCATCTGATAAAGATGCCGAAAAAGTCAGAGTGCTAATTGCAAATCTTTGGAAAGGACCTGATTTCTACAAAGTAATAAAATCTATTGAAGGCAAAAAAGATGATGCAATTACAAAAAGAATTATTGACAGATATGCAAGTACCCTTTTGATGCCAAAACATCTGATAAAAAAAGTTTGCGCAACTCTTGATATTTTGAGCTGGAGCGATCTATATAAGCTACGTAAAATCTTTAATGTGACAATTTCTGCCCTTACCGTGAGGCTTCAACAGCTGAATATGATATACATTGATAACAAGAAAATCTATAAGTCAAAGGAGGATGCAATCGGTCAATTAGCCCTAATAAGATAGGATTCGAGCATCGCCCTATTAGGGCATTTTTTATAAGGTCGATGTTGCAGTTGAATATCAACGCAACAAATAAGGGCGATAGATAATTACGAAAGGGGTGATTGACGTGGCTACACAGTCGGAAATAATTGCGGCTATCGAGCAGCGAGTAACTACTTCCAAGACAGTACAGTATTCCATTTGGACTATAGGGATAACAGCTGATCCAAAACAACGAAGAGATCAACATGAATCTGATGGAAAAAACACAGCCCACTGGATGCATTGGAAAGCTGATTCAGAAACGATAGCAAGGAATGTTGAAAAATACTTCCTAAGTAAAGGCATGAAAGGTGACGTAGGCGGAGGAATTTATCCAACATACGTTTATATTTTCTAGCCAGTTTTGTATCCCAAGGGTATTGCGTTAAATGCTCTACCCTTGGGGGCATATAAAGAAAGGAGAACAAGCGTATGAAAGCCGCTATCTATACGAGGGTTTCTACCGATGGACAGGCCGAGGTCGAGTTTAATTCGTGCGAGACACAGGAGATCAAGATCAGGTCGTTCATATCAAGCCAGAATGATCTTGAGGTCCATAAGGTCTATTCCGACCAAGGATATACAGGAGCCAATACAGACCGGCCTGCCCTGCAGGAGATGATAGGCGACATACAGAATGGGAAGATCAATCTTGTTATCGCGTATAAGATCGACCGCTTAACAAGATCTCCTAAAGATTTTTATCAGCTTATTGAGATCTTTGAGCAATACAACGTCAGTTTTATATCAGTCACGGAAAGATTTGACACCTCTACCCCATCCGGAAGGCTTTTGAGGAATATAATGCTCACTTTTGCCCAATTTGAGCGTGAGCTCATCAGCGAAAGAATAAAAGACAAAATGTTTGAACGCGCTAAAAAGGGCTTTTGGTGCGCCGGAGTAACGCCTTTCGGCTATAAGAGAGAAAACAAAAGGCTGGTAATTGAACCAAGGGAAGCGGATATTATTAGGACCATATTTGAAACCTTTGTTTCAACAGGGGTCTTGGCTGAAGTATATGAGCTGTTAAAAAAGAAAAAGATGTTTGGCAGGAATGGACTGCCCATATTGAAAACCTGCATTTCTTACATCTTAAGGTCCACAGTTTATGTGGGAAAGGTCAGGCATAACGGGAATTTTTATAAAGGTTTGCATGAGCCGCT
The DNA window shown above is from Candidatus Margulisiibacteriota bacterium and carries:
- a CDS encoding DNA-processing protein DprA, producing the protein MSIHRLAGVVGSRSLPVRFAPLVDQVVSLLLSRGFDVASGGAVGADQFALSALLGCGASSRGVIHSAWSSIAGFPSQVRADVVRFIAAGGRVVWGSASAGSPRSVAVSALLGRNRRLVSASSVIVAFLHGSSRGSLYTVRQAVSRGVPVIVFLCGSGAYIPFDLSAYCHIFNYASGI
- a CDS encoding helix-turn-helix transcriptional regulator, with product MFGNRIRELRNKEDLTQREFAKKIGIDFTYLSKIENGKMDPPSEATIMKMAEVLKVNSDELLTLAKKFPKDLNDILHKNPRTIELLRAIQSKRITDDEIDKLFDRIKHEKR